Below is a genomic region from Rhodohalobacter sp. 614A.
CAGTTAGTGGATAATAGTAGCTGTAGACTCATCATTTGATCGTCAGATTCAAAAACTTATTTTTTTTATGTGTTTTTGTTTTCAGGTTTTTGAACAACAAACCACCAACAATGCACAACATCCAATAAATTTAAAAAGATTGCTATCTTACTCTCTCGCTACTAATCATTCAAATGTTTATCTATGAACCACACAGCCATATATCCCGGTTCTTTTGATCCGCTTACAAACGGACATCTCGACATCCTCAAACGGGGCGTTCAAATGTTCGACAAAGTGATTGTAACCGTGGCCGTAAACAACAAGAAAAAGGCTGTATTTACAGGACAGGAGCGCGTTGAACTGATTAAAGAGGCCATAAAAGGCAAAGATTGGGCTGATAAAGTTGAGGTGGAACAATTTACCGGACTGTTGATTGATTATGCCCGGAAAAAAGAGGTCAATGTTCTTCTACGCGGCGTCCGCCAGATTTCTGATTTTGAATACGAATTCAGAATGGCGCTCACAAATCGCCGGCTCGCTCCCGAAATTGATACGCTTTTCCTGATGCCTGATGAGCAACTTACCTTTATTTCGGCCACTATTGTTAAAGAAGTTGCCGAATGGAATGGAGATTTGAGCAGCTTTGTGCCAGACCATGTGGCGAAGGCTTTGAGAGAGAAGTACGGTCATTGAGAATTAAAGACCTTCTGAAATAACGTGCGTTAAAGATAAAAAGACTCACATTAAGATAGCTCATCCAACAACCGCTTTACCTGTAAATCCCCAAATCCGTAGATGCTTTCCCTCTTGTTGAATTCTCTGAAGATGGTTCCAAAATCATCGGTTTTCAGCTCTTCTCGGATTTCAATCAGAGATTCTGTAGGTCTGCCATGATTGCCATTTGAAGGAATTCTATCGATGTGAGCCTGAATCGCCGGAAGGAGAAATGGAAGATCATTTTCCAATTCTTTGCCGATTTCCAACATCTCATCCGTTTTTTCCAACTGATACAGTTCCCAAAGTGCTGCAAGTTTCTCAATTTGGGTGAGCTTCCTCTTGTTTTCAAAAATGCCCAATAATTCAGCTTCGTTTAATCCTCCGAAGCCGAACCGGGTATGTATCTCCGGCCTGACAAGATAGATGGAATACTCCTTTGAAGGATCTCTCAGCAAGCTACACACAAACCAAAAATTCACCTGGCAAAACAGGTCATCTTCAAACCATAGATTAATTTCTGCACCGTGTGGAAGGTTAGAGATTTTTTCAAATTCAGATGCTGTTTTCGGATAGTAATCTTCTTTTGTAAATCCTTCATAGTTCTCCGAAATGAACCGAGAACGGGTTTCGAAAAGATTCTCCAAAGAATCTCCGTCTACAGGTCCATCCACCAAACATTCTCGAGCCACAATGATTTCACCCGGAATTTGTCTGGGAAATTGTTCTTTGAGAGCATCTCCATTTAAAATGTGGTATTGAGTGATCATAAAATTGAAAATGAATGAAGTCAAACTCAAAATATAATGGAATTCATATTAGAAAATGCTGAATTCCGTAAATCCTTTTGGTAACTTTCAGATTGGTAAATTTCGGAAAAATCTTAAAATCAATAAAATGATCTCAAAAAGAGCTCAAAACGTATCACCATCACAAACCATGAAAGTCTCGGGCAGGGCGAAAGAACTTGCACGGGAAGGAAAGTCTATCATCTCATTAAGCGCCGGCGAACCGGATTTTAAAACACCGGCTCACATTTGCAACGCGGCTATTGATGCCATCACCGAAGGATTTCACGGCTACACGATGAATACCGGTATGCCCGAATTACGGGAAGCGATCAGTGAAAAACTAAAACGGGAAAATCGCATTGACATCCCGCCATCACAAATTGTACTCTCAAACGGCGCAAAGCAGTCCGTAGGATTTACCCTGCTGGCAACGATTGATAAAGGAGATGAAGTGATTATTCCGGCTCCATATTGGGTTTCTTATCCCGAGATGGTGAAACTGGCTGAAGGCGATCCGGTAATTGTAAACACACAATTTTCCAATAATTACAAGCTGACAGCCGAGCAGCTTGAAGAAGCTCTGACCGATAAAACCAAAGCAATCATTCTGTGCTCGCCATCGAACCCAACGGGCTCATGCTACACCCGCAACGAGCTAAAAGAGCTGGCTTCTGTTTTGGATGAATATCCCGATGTGATCATTCTTTCGGATGAGATCTACGAATATATCGTTTTTGAGGGCGAGCATGTGAGCATACTAAATGCAGCTCCTCATCTCAAAGACCGCACTGTGGTGATCAATGGATTTTCGAAAGGGTTTGCCATGACCGGCTGGCGACTCGGTTATATGGCAGGGCCAAAACCCATTGCCGATGCCGTTGCAAAAATCCAAAGCCAGGAAACCTCGGCCCCATCTTCCATTTCCCAAAAAGCGGGACTTGCCGCATATACCGGCACCATGAAGCCCGTTGAGGATATGAAAGCAGCTTTTAAAAAACGTCGTGATTATATTGTACAGGCATTGCAGGCTATTGAAGGTGTTGAATGCTTTACGCCATCCGGCGCTTTTTATGTGTTTCCTGATGTTCACGTTTTCCTGGGCAAATCAACCCCGGACGGAAACGTAATTGAAACCACAACCGATCTGGCAATCTACCTGCTTGAAGAGTTTGGAGTGGCTACTGTACCCGGTGATGCATTTGGCGAACCGAGTGGGTTACGCCTCAGTTATGCCGCCTCCATGGACGATCTTGAGGAAGCGATGGTCAGAATCAGCAAGGGGTTGTCCTCTTTATCATAACGTTGCTATCTTTGTGGGTAACTTTTTTCTAAATACATCTGTCAGGATGGTAATAAAATAAGGTTTGGCACATTTTATGCTTAGAGTGTGACGTAACTACTCAATAAGACAATTTTTAATTATGCCAACATACGAATACAAACGTGAAGACGGATCCGTGTTTGAAATCACACAAAGCATCAACGACGATCCTCTTGAAACATGTCCAACCACAGGCCAGCCAGTAAAACGCATCATCTCCGGCGGCGGCGGTGTAGTCTACAAAGGCACAGGCTGGTACGTAACGGATTACAAGAACGGTGCTCACAAAAACATCAACAATTCTGAACCAAAAACTTCAGGAAAAACTGATTCAACAGAATCTAAAGCGAAAGACTCCAAAGATTCCAAGGAGTAACAGTGGAACAAAACGATTCCCTAAAATCAGACACACACCAGCAAGCCATCGACCAGTTTGTACTTCTCTGGGGTGAGATGGCTTCTGCCTGGGGAATCAACAAAACGATGGCTCAGATTCACGCACTGCTCTATGCCGAGAGCGAACCGCTGGATACGGATGCGATCATGAAACAGTTGTCGATCAGCCGGGGAAATGCCAACATGAATCTCCGGAATCTGCTGCATTGGCAACTGGTTCAAAAAGTACATTATAAGGGTGAGCGGCGTGATTTTTATACGGCCGAAAAAGATGTTTGGAATATCGTGGCCATCCTGATCCGGGAACGTCATCAGCGCGAAATTGAGCCGATTAAAGACAATCTCACAAAAACTCTCGAATTTTTTGAGGAGGACAGTTCTGATGAACAAACCGAAGCCGAATTCAAGGAAAGGCTCGAAAATTTTATCGAATTCCTGGAAATGTTCGATCGGTTCACAAAAGCCTTACTTCCATACATCAACAAGAAAAACCTGACGTTTCTGAAGCACCTTGTAAAACTGGCCGAAGCCCATCAATCACTGAAGGGAAACAAGCCGGTTAAAGAGTGATCTTATGAGCAAGAGCCATCGAAAAATTGGCGATGAGGGAGAAGATATTGCCGTTGCTTATCTTGAAGCGAAAGGCTGGCACATTATTGACCGAAACTATTTTTTTGAGAAAGCCGAAGTTGATATTGTAGCCACGGACGGAACCTTTATCATTTTTGTAGAAGTAAAATTGCGGTCGGGTATTTTTTTCGGAAGGCCGGAAGAATTTGTCACCCCCGGAAAAGAAAAAAACATTAAGAAAGCAGCCGAAGCCTGGGTTTACGAACGAAAAATGGAAACGGCTATGGTACGCTTTGATATTATCGCCATTGTTCAAAAAAAGGGCGGGGAATCGGAAATTTCTCATTTTGAAGACGCCTTCAGGTAGCTCTTTATTGACGGTTCTATCACCATATATTATATGTATTGAGAAATTGTAGGAATTAAAATGGCTGCCAGACAACGGTTTACTTTTATCGAATACCTCCGGAGTGCACTATCCATTTTGCTGTTTTTTGTACTTCTTTTGATTTTTACGCCGGTCATCTTCGTACTTTTAATTCTCTCTTTTGGCAGGCTGACCAATTTTGTCATAGAACGAATTGCCCCGGCCATTGCTATTCCCGTATTACGAGTTGCCGGAATCAATTTCAGGATCAAAAAATATGTAGATCCTATTCCCGCTCCGGCTGTTTATATCGTTAATCATAGTTCCACTCTCGACCTTCTTACCATTCTTGCCCTCGGGCTTCCAAAAGCCCGTTTTGTAGCCAAATGGCAACTTCAGTACAATCCCATTTTTTTCGTATTGGGTCATCTTACGGGCCAGGTTTTTATCCGCCGCGAACATTCTGACAAAGCCGTGGAAACCCTGAAAAAGAATGTGGATCGAATCAAAAAAAATAATTTATCTATCATGCTGGCCCCGGAAGGTTCGAGGAAACACCGCGGTATTATTGGCCCATTTAAAAAAGGCCCTTTCCGGATGGCTATGGATTTGGGATATCCCATTGTGCCGATCTATTTTGAAGGCAACCGGGAATTAAGTACCGAGGATTTTTTAATCACTAAATCGGGAACATGCACCGCCCATATTCATCCAGCTATCGATACATCCGGATGGTCGATGGAAAAACTGGACATTCATATTTATGATATTCGCAATCTTTACCTGAAATGGGCCGGTGTAGAAAATGATGAGATTGTGTAAAGCAATCGCTCATTATTATTTTATTGCATACATTTAAAGCTAATTATCATCCATATATTCTAGTACCGTCTACCCATTGATCTAATTTTTTAGGACATGAAAATCTCAATAAACGAGAATAGCACTGCTGAATTTTCTGAACGTATTCAACTCAAATCAAAGAAGGGGATAACAACTTCGAATGCCGATTTTTTTGCGGCAAACCTGGGCTCACATGTGGAAGAAAATGAGACCCGTTTCCTGCTTTGGCATCCTAAAATCAAGGAAACCAAACAAGTATTCATTGACTTTTACCTGCCGGATATTGACCTACTATTCGACAAGCCGGAACAGCATACCACGATGACTTACTATCGGTTTGAAACAACGTGTGTGGATGATTTTTCTCTTGTTGTTATGAATAATCTGCCGGTTGGAAATCGAAATCATTTTGGTGCTTTTTACCAATTTATTTTCATGTCTGATGAGGGTGAAGAAACCATTGTTCGCGACCCCATGGCGTGGTCTATGCCGTACGGAATTAATGCCCCGGCTGAGGTTTATGATGTCAATTCTGTACTTTCTGCAAGAAAGGATAAAGAGTATTTTGAAAATCTTCGCAACAGTTTCAAGACAGAAGAAACCAACAGGGTTCAGCCATCCACAAATTTACTCGAAATTCATACCGGAACCGCCACAATGGATGGCACACTCGGCTCTCTTGCCAATCGCTATAAACAGATTGCAACAGCGCTTGGAAATGGCGAACAACTCTCTCCTGATGAAAAAAACCTGATTGGGTTCGACGGTATCGAATTAATGCCTGTGGATCCTGTGATTGAACATCCGGAGAGCACTGCTTTCTGGAGTACAATCCAGACTCCTGAAGAAAATGGCACTGAAATTACACTTCACATCCGCAAACCGAATGTTACAAATTGGGGATATGACATTGTTATTTTCGGATCGGCAGCGGTCAATCCGTCTATTCTTTCAACAGGCCGCCCGCATGAACTTCTTGACTTGATTGAAACTCTTCACAATTTCCCAAATGGACCTAAAAAGGTAGTTCTGGATGTGGTTTACGGACACGCTGACAATCAGTCCGTAGACTTATTGCCGGAAGAGTTTTTTGCCGGTCCCGGTATTTATGGGCAAAATGTAAATATCAAACATCCATTGGTTCGAGCCGCCATTCTCGAAATGCAGCGACGTAAAATGAACTGGGGATTCGACGGCATTCGTGTAGACAGTGCTCACGATTTTAAATACTATGTTGCCGAGTTTGACGAGGTTCATTATGACGATGAATTTCTGAAAGAGATGAGCGAAGTGGAACAAACCGTTGCGGGAGTTTCTTACAAGCCCTGGATGATTTTTGAAGACGGCCGGCCATGGCCCCGAACTGATTGGGAGCTGGCCTGCACCTATCGCGTGGTTACCGAAAAGCAGAAACATCCGTATCAATGGTCACCCATGATTTTTGCCTATAATACGCCTTATAATTACACGTATTGGGTATCAAAGTGGTGGCGCCTGAAAGAACAGTTTGAGTACGGAGACAAATGGATTACCGGGTACGCCAATCACGATACCATGCGGCGGGGCATCCAGGCAAACCCGGAAACGGTTAACATAAATTTTCTTCTGGGTAACTCCCTGAAGATGGTGATGATCAATGCCTATAACAATCCGTCAACCACACTGTTGATGAATGCTTTTTTGCCCGGGGTTCCGATGGATTTTGTTCAGGCGCTCGGCAATACGCCGTGGAGCTTTTTCAGAAATACGGATGCTAAATTTGCGATTAAAGTCGCAGCTGAAGATGCTTATTTCACCGAGTGGCAAATCACAGATATTGAATATCGTAATTCACGCTTCTTTAAAAAGTTGAAGAATCTCGGTTTCCGAAACCTCGAAGATCTGCGACGTTTTGCCAAGGCACTTCTGAGTTTTGTGAGAGTCACCGATTACGATCCTGAAAATATTGTTGACCTCATCAATCAAACCAAACCATCTTTTAAACCGGCTGAATGGTCGTTGGAAAAACTGAATGAGTACGCTGAATCCTGGATGACCGACATTCACGAATATTGCAATGCCGATATGCAGGCAGATTACATGGATGTGAAAAAGTCGGACTTTAATTTAAGTACCCGGGAGTACCGGCTTAAAAATGGCTGGTTGAATAACAGTTTTACATCAGCCGACTTCTTAAAATACAGGGAGCCTGTTGAAGGAGCCGTTATTTATTATGGACATCGGAAGAACCCTGAAACCGGAAAAGAGTTGATTTTTATCGCGAATATGGAAGGTCAGTCTCGGCAAATAACTCCTGTAAACCTTGACCTCCCAATAAACAACCCGAACGAGTGGGAAGTGGCTTTAGCAACGCCATCTGTTCGGGCTCGGAAAATTGATCAGCCTATTCGTTTATCTATTTCTCAGGGAATTCTTTTTGAAAAAAAAGTATAGGATAAGATCGTTTCTTTTTAATAAAGTATATGCAAAAATCTATTTTTCTCTGTAGAAATATATTTTTTTATTGGAAGCGTCTTTACCACTCTTAATCTTCACATTATTCTCTTGATTGTACTGATAAACCGCTGTTCTCATTGAATTTACACTTTTATCATTTGTATATGAAACTTCAACAGCCTGTCCACCTGGTTCCAGCTTATCCAAAGCATCCATAAGTGGCTTGAATTTGGAAGATCGCCTCTTGCTTGATTTAATTTGGGTTCTTTTCACAAACTTTATATTCATAACTAAACAATAACTTTACTTTTTTTAAGAACTTATTTAAGACTCGACAATATTAGATCATCTATTTCTTGAAAGGAAAAAAGAAAATAATATTTTCCTAAACCTATTTCAATCGTTGAAAATTAAAATTACCTCCATAAATATTATTCATGAATTTTTGATAGAAAAGTTGTATAAAATCCTGACTAATTAGCTACACCCGAACATAGTTCGTAACGGGTTATTCATTATTCTTACAAACACATACATTTTAATTTTAAAATTATAATATGCTTGAAACTACAAGACATAATTATAGATTAATTACTATTCTGATTTCAACGCTTGGAGCAGGAATTCCACTTTGGACAACAAACAGACGCCAAATTGACTTTGCTGACACCGAATTCCTCCTTACATGGGTTGGTATTGGGTTGTTGGCCTCACTGGTTGTTCGTTTTGTGGTAAACTTAAAAATACGTGATATGATTGGCTGTTTCTCTATTGGGTATGTTATAGCCGTTGTGCTTCATTTTGTGAGCTCCATACTTGTAGATAATTATGTACAGGCAAGGTTTGAACTCTCTTTATTACTTGCAATTCTTGTAGGGGCTCTTTCGGGATGGCTTGGATCCCTGATGTGGATGGGACTCAGGAAGAGTAATGGGAAAAAAGCATAAAAAATGCACAATCTCAGTCTCTGAAATTGTGCATTTCCAGATATATTTAGTGCGGCTTAATCCTTCACACATCTTAGCGGAGCACCTCCTGATTTCGCTCCGACATCCATCACACTGTCAGAGTTTGTAATCCATATCATTTCTCCATTTTCGCTATCTGCCTCTTCATTTGACCAATAAATAACCGAGCTGCCTCTTCCATTCAGATTACCAGAAGTAGTGATTACACCAGCACCATGAATTCTCAATAATGAATCAAAAGCATCTGAGAGATTTCCATGAGCCATTCCATCATCACTTTTCGGCGCAGAAAGAAAATCTGCCCATTCATCGCTGCCTGGTATATGCCACTTACTACCAAACGCCATCCGACATGGATCATTTTCTATATCCCAGTCGCTGTTCTTTTCCTCACCAATTGGCCAGCCACCCCCAGGTATACGGCTACTCCCATCATGATAATATCCCTGCCTTTTGTTAAACTGAAAAAACCATCCAGCGCGGCCGTCATCAGAATCGACCTCATTTTTTACAGCACCGGTAGAGCCAAGATTTCTCTCAATCCAAATTTTATCAACTCCGCCTTTCCATTGCGATTCTACTAGCCTGTAAGAACGCTCTTCAAACTGAGAATCTCCGCTTGGCGTAACACCATCGAGAAATCCATGTGAAACGTATCCCGCTACAAGCTCTACAGTTTCCCCAAAGGCTGTTCCGGCTTTGTTGATCGCATATGCCCTCGCATAGTAGGTACTTCCTTGTGTGAGGCCAGTTAGTTTACTTGTAAATGAGCCAAGGCCCTCTCCATCAGAAGCGCAGTCGTCAGTGGTATTTGGAAACTCATCGCCAGTTGACCAGCATACGCCCCGTTCCGTCACTTCCAAACCGCCATCATCATGAACCGTACCATCAATGAAAACGGAAGTTATACGCATGTCGCTCCATTCATTGGTTTCTACTTCAGCTCTTCCGCCAAAAATTGCAATGATATTCATATCACCTGTTACTGTTACGGTTTCAGGATTATTGTCGCCGGAAAGATCTCCTCCCCATTCTTTGAATACTGCCAGTTCATCAGGATCTGCTGTTATTTCAATTTCATCTCCATAGGAGTAGGAATCTTTAGACGGTTCAATATTTATACTTCCATTCCCTTCAGTTGCGAGATCAACATCATATTGGGCTTCAGTAAAGATGGCGGCCACACTCTTGTTGCCGTCGATGGTTATTTCTATTGGATTGTCGTCTCCATCCAGATCGCCCTCCCAATGCTCAAACTTCCAGCCGGCATCCGGTTCGGCCGTAAGTTCTACTATTGTATTCTTTTCATACGTTTTGGCCTTTCCTGTCACTTCCTGGCTCACACTTCCCTCGCCATCAATGGTTACATCAAGGTCAAAACTGTTGTCGGCAAAAACAGCGGTTACCGTTTTGTCGCCATCCATTGTGATCTCTTTGGGATTCTCGTTTCCATCCAGATCTCCTTCCCAGCGGACAAATCTCCATCCGGATTCGGGATTGGCCGTAAGCTCTATGGTGGATTCATAAGGATAACTTGTTTTTGAAGCCTCATCCACCAATTGCTGATCTATACTTCCCTGACCGGTTATTTCAACGGTTAATTCATATTCGCCTCTCTCAAATACGGCTGTTACTTCTTTTTCGCCATCAATAGTAATTTCAGTAGGATTTTCTGTGCCCTCGATATCTCCTTCCCATCTGGCGAACTGCCAGCCTTCCGCCGGATTTGCCGTCACTTTCACTACCGTTTCGTATTGATAATCTTTGGCTGGCTCTTCTACTATTTCTTCGGTTACATTTCCCTCTCCCTGAGATGTTACTGTGAGCGGATAATCTTTTCTTTCAAATACAGCGGTTACACTTTTTGCTTCATCCATCGCAAGGGTCTGTGGATTTTCATTCCCGGAAAGATCATCCCGCCACTCTACAAACACCCAGCCATCATCCGCTACAGCGTTCAATTCCACTTCTGTACCGATTTCATAATCAGTTTTTTTTGACTGGATGATATCCTCTTCAACTCGACCACCGCCATCGATAGTGATTTCCAGCGGGTATTGAAGTTTTTCAAAAACAGCTGTGAAAACCATATCGCTTTCTATGGTCACTACAATTGGATTTTCTGTTCCGCTAATATCTCCTTCCCATGACGAAAATATCCAAGTATCATTTGCCGCTGCTCTCACCTCAATATCAGTTCCTTCATCATATTCGCCAGTAATAGGAGTTACACTACCCGCTTCAGAAGGCGTTACAGATCCTTCAATAGAATAACGGTTTGATGAATTACTTGAACAGGAAATGCTGAATATTATCGCAAAAATTGAAAGAAGGGCACCATACCCAAATCGTGTAGCGGTTCTCATAATAGTCTTTATCTGATTTTGTATTTACACATGGTTATCTATATAACTATGCGTATTGGAAATCAGGAAGGGACCATTTTTTTGCGTTTGAGCTCTCTTGGGGTTCTTGAAAATGTATCTTAAAAAGAAAAGCGCCGGCCCGGGAAAACCAGGCAGGCGCTATTGGACAATAAGATTTGTAAAGAATTAAATGAAATTACCGCCCGCGATAACCTCCTCTGTCACCACCACCGCCGGAAACTCCTCCGAAGTTGTACCGAAAATTAAGCCTGAATGAACGTGTGGACCATTGGTAATTACTGTCGGTGTAGGAGTTAGGATTGATGATTTCTCCATCGTACTGACGCGAATTCAACAGGTCGCGAATGCTTAAAGAAATTGTAGCTTTTCGATTGAAAAACTCTTTTGAAAGACCGGAACTTACAAACATACTGCCGTCTTCACGGCCCTGGGTTGTCTGCTGAGAACTTGAATAATGAAGCTGACTTTGCAAATTCCAGCTTTCCAAAAATCTCCATCTAAGCCGCAAACGACCGGTAGCTCTGCCTGTTGAACTGCTATATACTTCATCCTGGTATTCTCCTTCACGATCTGACTGGAAAATATTCAGGCTGCCAGAAAGCTGAAAATTACTGAACAACTCTTGGTCGGCAGAAAATTCAACACCCCACGCATCTTCCGTTGCGAGGTTAATAGGACGAGTGGTCGTTATTCCCTGGCCATCGATGGTGGAAACCCGCTCAATCACTTCGGTTCTGTGGCGGTAGTAAAGGCTTGTGAGAAGTGAACCGGAACTCCAGTAACGCAGGTAACCCACTTCATAAGAATTGCCAAATTCCGGTTTTAATTCGGGATTTCCGACCCTTCGATTCCTCGTATCTGAAATTTCTGTAAACGGAAGCAGCATTCGGGACCATGGCCTGTCTATCCGGCGGCTGTAACTGACCTGAAAAGAATTTTTCTCGTTCAATGTGTAGGACAGGAAAACACTCGGAAAAAGATTCAGATAATCCTGATCGCTTCCTTCCCCTGTGCGATCAAGTTCTGTTTGAATACGGGTATTTTCTGCCCGCACTCCAACCTGGTAACTAAAATCTCCGGTTTCGCCCGCAAGAGTTGTATAAAGTGCATTTACGTTTTCAAAGTAGGTGAAATTATCACTGATGCCCAGGTTATTATCGGGCACAACCCATTGTCCGTTTTGCTGTTCTTCAATAGTATAATCGTTATCCATCCAGTCAAAATTTAAACGCATTCCGGCTTCAAGCCTGCCGTTGCTGCCGAGCGGCCTTTCATAATCAGTATCAAAACGCATCTCCTGGTAGGTCTCATCAGAAAAAGTACGCTGATTAAGCGGACTCCCATCACCCTCTTCAATCAGTTGGATAAGGTTTGAATTCTGATCTTGTTTTCCGAATTCAAAATCCGCATCGGCTGTGAGCCTGTGATCGGAACCTTCAAACCGGTTTTCGTATTGCAGGCGTACATCAAAATCATTCTCACGATTTTCTTCTACATCTTCGCGATTGGTTCGTTTTAAAATATCCCAGCTATCAAACACATTCCGATACACGCCCGGACTTCCGGGATCGTAATCGGTATAAATCACATCCGATTCCTCTTGTTCATTTTCAAGGCTGATTCGGGTTGAAACCGTCAACATCTGGCTGGACGGAAGGTAGAAATCGGCCCCAAGATTAGCGCTTCCTTCTTTTTGGGTTTCGTCGGATTCACTGGTCTCGCGATAGGCGTACGTTGTATCCCCGCTGAAACTTTGAAATGTACTTCCTGAACCGGGATCTTGTTCGTATTCAACCTCGAAATTCCCAAACCAGTTGATATTATTCCTGTGATAATTCAGATTGGCTCCCAGCCCGTGATCCTGCGGATAACCGGTATTTGCCTGGATACTTCCATTGAGGCCAAACCGAACATCATCCACAAGTTTAATATTAATAATCCCGCCGGTTCCCTCGGCAGAATATCTGGCTGAAGGATTGGTGATAATTTCCACTTCCTCAATTACATTCGACGGAAGACTGCTCAGGGCTTCAGTACCATTCCGAACCAGGCTGGATGGCCGCCCGTTAATTAAAATCTGTACGCCGGAATTTCCTCTCAGGGATACATTCCCTTCATAATCTACCGTGATGGACGGTACGTTATCGAGCACATCGAGAGCAGATCCCCCAAGGCTTGTGATATCCTGACCCACACTGAAGGAGCGGCTGTCAAAATTCATTCTCATGTACGAACGCTCTCCCTCCACAATCACTTCGTCCATCATCGCTTCTTCCGTTTGAAGCGCAATAGTTCCGAGATCAAGCGTTTCTCCGGCTGATAAATCAAGGTTTACCCGATGCATTCGGTAGGAGACATATGAAATACGCAAAACATAAGTACCGGGATCAATACTAATTGAAAAACGACCATTGCTATCACTCGAAGTCCCTGTTAAAATTTCTGTTTCTGCCTGGTCGAAAACGGCTATCGTTGCATTGGGAATGGAACTGCCGTCAATGTCTTCAACGATTCCTGTAATTTCAGCTTGACTCTCTCCTGATGATTGGGCCAGGATTGTACTTGTGCACCACCCGTAAATCCCGAGGAATACAATAACGTAAATGGTTAATTTTTTCATCAATCTAATGTCTGTATTTCTGATTTTCTCCCAAATTAAAACTTGATATTGCACAAATTTTGTATCAAATCTGAAGCAATTCTGAAGAATAGATCTTGTTTTACATCTTTTTATGATTCTTTGCTTCAGAAAAAAATCGACCAGAAACCTGAGAAAAGGTTTAGTTTTTATTTCAAACGGATTTCAATTCGGTGCCAATTATCAGAATATGTGTATACAATTGATAAATGGTTTTGATCAACAATTCGTTTGATGATAGAAAGGCCAAGTCCAATAGATTCAGAACTTTGTTCCGCTTTTCTGAATCTTTCGAACAGTTGATCGGGGTTTACCTCCGGATCTTCTCCGGTATTGGCAATGACCAGTTTTCTCTCCTCTAAATGGATACGGATTTTTCCGTTTTCCACATTGTGGCGAATGGCATTTTGAAAAAGATTCGTCCATAAAATATCCGCCAAAACCGGGTGCATGTT
It encodes:
- a CDS encoding InlB B-repeat-containing protein; translation: MRTATRFGYGALLSIFAIIFSISCSSNSSNRYSIEGSVTPSEAGSVTPITGEYDEGTDIEVRAAANDTWIFSSWEGDISGTENPIVVTIESDMVFTAVFEKLQYPLEITIDGGGRVEEDIIQSKKTDYEIGTEVELNAVADDGWVFVEWRDDLSGNENPQTLAMDEAKSVTAVFERKDYPLTVTSQGEGNVTEEIVEEPAKDYQYETVVKVTANPAEGWQFARWEGDIEGTENPTEITIDGEKEVTAVFERGEYELTVEITGQGSIDQQLVDEASKTSYPYESTIELTANPESGWRFVRWEGDLDGNENPKEITMDGDKTVTAVFADNSFDLDVTIDGEGSVSQEVTGKAKTYEKNTIVELTAEPDAGWKFEHWEGDLDGDDNPIEITIDGNKSVAAIFTEAQYDVDLATEGNGSINIEPSKDSYSYGDEIEITADPDELAVFKEWGGDLSGDNNPETVTVTGDMNIIAIFGGRAEVETNEWSDMRITSVFIDGTVHDDGGLEVTERGVCWSTGDEFPNTTDDCASDGEGLGSFTSKLTGLTQGSTYYARAYAINKAGTAFGETVELVAGYVSHGFLDGVTPSGDSQFEERSYRLVESQWKGGVDKIWIERNLGSTGAVKNEVDSDDGRAGWFFQFNKRQGYYHDGSSRIPGGGWPIGEEKNSDWDIENDPCRMAFGSKWHIPGSDEWADFLSAPKSDDGMAHGNLSDAFDSLLRIHGAGVITTSGNLNGRGSSVIYWSNEEADSENGEMIWITNSDSVMDVGAKSGGAPLRCVKD
- the gghA gene encoding glucosylglycerol hydrolase yields the protein MKISINENSTAEFSERIQLKSKKGITTSNADFFAANLGSHVEENETRFLLWHPKIKETKQVFIDFYLPDIDLLFDKPEQHTTMTYYRFETTCVDDFSLVVMNNLPVGNRNHFGAFYQFIFMSDEGEETIVRDPMAWSMPYGINAPAEVYDVNSVLSARKDKEYFENLRNSFKTEETNRVQPSTNLLEIHTGTATMDGTLGSLANRYKQIATALGNGEQLSPDEKNLIGFDGIELMPVDPVIEHPESTAFWSTIQTPEENGTEITLHIRKPNVTNWGYDIVIFGSAAVNPSILSTGRPHELLDLIETLHNFPNGPKKVVLDVVYGHADNQSVDLLPEEFFAGPGIYGQNVNIKHPLVRAAILEMQRRKMNWGFDGIRVDSAHDFKYYVAEFDEVHYDDEFLKEMSEVEQTVAGVSYKPWMIFEDGRPWPRTDWELACTYRVVTEKQKHPYQWSPMIFAYNTPYNYTYWVSKWWRLKEQFEYGDKWITGYANHDTMRRGIQANPETVNINFLLGNSLKMVMINAYNNPSTTLLMNAFLPGVPMDFVQALGNTPWSFFRNTDAKFAIKVAAEDAYFTEWQITDIEYRNSRFFKKLKNLGFRNLEDLRRFAKALLSFVRVTDYDPENIVDLINQTKPSFKPAEWSLEKLNEYAESWMTDIHEYCNADMQADYMDVKKSDFNLSTREYRLKNGWLNNSFTSADFLKYREPVEGAVIYYGHRKNPETGKELIFIANMEGQSRQITPVNLDLPINNPNEWEVALATPSVRARKIDQPIRLSISQGILFEKKV